The genomic window cctcgGGGTCGGCTCCCTCTGTGAGAGGTTGGAGGAAACCACAGACACGGTCGGAGGGGGAAACGCTCAGCGCATCTGCCTGTGGTAACCCGTGAACGTACCTCACCACACCACCTTTATACACCAACTGACAGCCCGAACCACCGCCATGACGACCTGCTCCATAGCAACCACCGTTGCCTTGGTGACCTGCTCCATAGCAACTGCCATCTCTCAGCAACAGGCAGATCACATGGGCGGGTCACACACTAACTGCTCTCACACTGCAACAcccccatctcctcctcctcctctctttgcaAACAGGACTCAGCAGCTTGGAGGAAAGAATTCCACATTTAAGTGAACGGTTTGAGTGAGCATCCCACCTCCCTCCCACACATACAAGCACAAATGTGAACAAATAACCCCCACTTTAAAATCTGCGGCACCATCAAGCCAAATCCTCTGTTGCCTGTGTGTGCTTTAAATTGACCAAACAGACATGCAAAGTAAAGCATACACAAAGCTTAAACTTTAGCATAATTTTAACTTCTAACAGCATTCTGCAGGCTTTGTTGCTTTAGAATTAGCAGAAAGGCTGCAGAACACAAAAATCTATTAATAACCATCTCATCAGACAAAACTAATAACACAAATCACCCCCTTCCCCTGAATACCGTCATGTGTCCAGGTTCGATTTAGGACTCTGGTTTGTTGTCTCCTGGTGATTTAGGCCCACTCTTGGATTTGGACCTGGATCTGGACTTCGACCCTCTGTTGGAAACCGGGGTTCTACTCCTCGACTTGGACCTGGAGCGGGACTTGGACCTGGAGCGAGACCTCGACCTGGAGCGAGTCTTGGACTTGCTTCGCCTGGGCGTTCTGGATTTGGATTTGGACTTGGACTTCGATTTGGACCTGGACCTCGACCTGGATCTGGAGTAGGAGCGGGACCTGGAGCGGCTGTAGCGGTTGCGGCTCCTGGATCTGGAACGGCTCCTGCTCCTGGAGCGGCTGCGGCTTCGTCTGCGCCGGCGAGGACTGGCTGAGCGACTGTagacacagaaacataaacctcaacataaatacaaaactttaaacagtcatttttgtattaCAGCaacccccctcccaccccaATGTCTAAAACACTCTTCTCTAAAACCTCAGACTACACTGTCTTTACATTAGATAAATTTGTCTCGGCTAACTCTGCTAGTTGTGCTAAGGACTTTGAGCTAAGCTAACATTTAAAAGCACTACATAATAAATAGATTGCagacaatatctataaaattgcaaTCAAGTTCCTTTTTAAGAGTAATTCTTTAATAATGATTGTATTTGGACATATCCGCGAATGTCCATCAGGGAGTGTTGAGGCACCCTGAGCACCCCTACCTCCATTAAGGCCTAATGCTACGTCGTTTACTCGACCATGTGGTCGCTTGTCCTACAACTTACTACTCTCCGTTTAAAACTAATAACTCCTGCTTCTGCGTCCGTACCCCCCGTATCTGCGCGGCGGTCCTCCTCTCCGGCTGTACATCGAGTCCGGTGGCCGTCCGTAACGGGCCATCTGCACGCGCAGCTCCCGCCCGTCGAGCAGCGCGCCATCCATGGCGTCCATGGCGTCCTCGGCGTCGCGCTTGTCGAGGAACCGCACGAAGGCGAAGCCGCGGCTCTCCTTGGTGTACCGGTCCCGGGGGATGTAGACGTCTCCGACGCGGCCGTACTTCTCGAACACTCGCCGAAGAGTCTCGGGTGAAGTCCGGTAAGTCAGGTTGTCCACTTTCAGGGAGGTCATCCCCTCGACGTCTGGCGGCGGCCTTCCGTAGCTCATCTTGCTGGTATACAAGCGACAAACGAGCCGGTTAGAACAGAAACCTTCAGAGCCTGCGCTGCAATAAAATACTACTTTCgcctttaaaacttaaatatataaaactgaaacaaaagtcagattttttttacaatcttttCCCTCCGGACTCACATTCAACCGCGCTGCTTTTCACGTGAAATGGCGGCAGAGAAGCTTCCTTTTCCAGTTCTTCTTTGCGCCAGCGTTGTCctcttctgattggctgttggACTCCCTGCctcttctgattggctgtcgGGCCATCCCGCCTCCTCCACTGTAGCCGTTACGCTGCCCCCTGCCGGCCGGGCGAGTTATAACAGCTGGCACTCTATTccgcctttgttttgtttttaattcgaTATTTATTTCGATCAAAACTTCAAGTTTATAAACTTTACACAATTTACGAAGTGGTTGCAACATAAATGATGATCAATTAGAGTTGATCGAACATAACGTCAGATATAAataggttttattattttttattttgtacatttttagcTGGAGGTGTGCGTAAGTGTGCGTGGGGGGGTCTGTGCTGCAGTCGGCGTGGGGAGGTTACTTCGTCATTAGCGGAGAGGGGGGACTGCGCAAAAACCCACGGTCCGGATCTGTGCCCGTCTGACGTCATGGGGATCCACAGTCCTCTTTGACAGGATCCACACCGGAGGGGACACTCGGTCACCGGCGTCAGAGGATGTCGACGAGCGGCTCTACTCTCCCGTGAAGccggggagggggggaggaaaCCGTgcgtttgggtttgtttttttttttttttttggaggctTTCATTGTGCGCCTCCCCGCTGCTAAAgcgactctttttttttttggttcggCAGGGGAGGGATAAAGCAGCCAGACAACATCTACTAATCCCCGGGACGGACGGCGGGGGCTCGGTGGAGCCCACAGAAAATGGCTCGGACCGGATTAAATGATCGGGAATAAAACAGACGCAGcgcatttatttatatatttaaatataaacaacaaaacaagaaaaaaaaaaagcaat from Kryptolebias marmoratus isolate JLee-2015 linkage group LG17, ASM164957v2, whole genome shotgun sequence includes these protein-coding regions:
- the srsf2a gene encoding serine and arginine rich splicing factor 2a; this encodes MSYGRPPPDVEGMTSLKVDNLTYRTSPETLRRVFEKYGRVGDVYIPRDRYTKESRGFAFVRFLDKRDAEDAMDAMDGALLDGRELRVQMARYGRPPDSMYSRRGGPPRRYGGRSASPRRRRRSRSRSRSRSRSRSRSRNRYSRSRSRSYSRSRSRSRSKSKSKSKSKSRTPRRSKSKTRSRSRSRSRSKSRSRSKSRSRTPVSNRGSKSRSRSKSKSGPKSPGDNKPES